TGGAAAGGGAATTCTGTAGAATTGAAGCAATTGGGTTGGTTtatgttgattttgagagaTTGTACGAGGGGATTTTCTTATTTTTGCTGATTTTTACTCATTTTTTGCTGATTTTTTACTCACTTTTTGCTCATTTTTTACTtattcttgatcttttacttgttctttttttggcatTTTTGAGTCACCTTGacttttcatttttcaCACTCTTTCAGAAGGTTGTGCTTGGGAATTTTGCTGAAACAGGAAAGGGCTGAATGAATTCGCCCTGGGATTGCGTTTTGGTCCAGAATGACGTTTCCAgtgtttttctttttcctctgcAACCTCCTTTTGTACCTAGAATTTTCACACCCAACCCTTTATGACGTCGTTGAGCGTTTCTAACGGGCCTGGGATGGCCGGTCGACATCCGAGGGGTGGTGGCCTGGGCCGGAATTGCGCCGCCCTGGGTGGGAGGGTCGGTCCCGACATTCTTGACTCTGATGGGAGAAGGGCCCAGGGCCCACGTGACTGTCTTATTTTCGAGGGCCCCCCTTCTCTATGTACAATCCATCTTGGGTTGCCTTAGCAACATCCGGTTGCCTCGCCAGGACTTAGTAACCGCATAGTGAGAAGCACGTTACGGACCAAAAAAGCTTagtgagaaaaagaaacgaCTTGACGGGCAGAGAGGCAGGCGACGACATTTCTGGGTGCAGGACGTGCCTTCCGGCACACAATGCCCACCTTCCTCAACCAGATGATGTCATGGTGCTCTGACACTTGTGCAGGTGGCAATTGGCTGGAACCAACAAACTACGTCATATTGAGAGTGGTGAAGCGATGAGAAAAGTGAAGGGCGTGTGAAAAGTTGCGACAGTGCTGGCGGGCAGGCTCACCGGAAAAACCCCCCACGACCCTCCCTGTCCCTGAGGGGCAGGTGGGGCCCTTGGGCGGGGCCGGCCGGAAAAACCGCTTCCTTCAGCCCCTCACGTGGGAACCTTTCTTTTCCCTCTCTTGATATCTCATGTTGGGCAAGATAGTGCCTGCACACAGGCGCAGctgtcttttctttttttttccgtGGTGCTACCATAGCATGCCGCGTATGCAGTCCGTGTATCACCAGACGATTAGATAACTTTCGCCTGCCTGTCTGCAGTCCGTGCATAAAAGAAACACCCATCACCAACGTATTAATCCGAAGCCCATTATAAATACCCAGCCAATTCCCCCCAATTTCTCATTCTCTCCATCAAATTCACTCACTACTACTTTCACACAAAATGACCATCCAGAACAAGCCAGCCATTTTCTACGTCAACGCCGCCCTCTTCGACTGCGACGGAACCCTCGTTAATTCCACCGGCGCCATTTCTGAGTTCTGGAGAGATTTCGGCAAAACAAGACCCCACGTGAACCCAGAGGAAATCATCAGAACCTCCCACGGGTGCCGTACCTTTGACGTGATCGCCAAGTGGTCCCCAGAAGACGCCGAAAAAAAGCAGGTGACCGAATGGGAAGCTCTGATTCCAGACACATTTGGCcactttgccaaagccATTCCCGGCGCGGTGGAGCTTGTCAAGTCGTTCGACTCCTTCACCCCTCAAACCGCCAACAACCAGCAGCGCTGGGCCATCGTCACCTCGGGCACGCTTCCCCTCGCCACCAAGTGGTTGAAGTTGCTCACGATCGACAGACCAGACTGCTTCATCACCGCCGAGAAGGTGACCAAAGGTAAACCTCATCCCATGGGCTACAGATCGGCCAGAAACACGTTGGGCTACGAGCACGACGAGGCCAAGGTTGTGGTGTTTGAAGATGCTCCTGCAGGCATCACGGCCGGCAAGGGTGCTGGCGCTGTGATTGTGGGCATTTGCTCTACGTACGATCCTGAGAAGGTGAGAAAGGCCGGTGCGGATATTGTGGTGGACGACTTGTCGTCGTTCAAGATTGTGGGAtacaacaaggagaaggacgAGTTTaaggtgatggtggagGACTACCACTATGCCAACGAGGAGTTTTTGCAGTATGCCTAAGCAGCCTCAAGGGTGCCGCAGGCAGCCTTGTGGCCCTTAGGATTCTCAGGATTCTCAGGATAACCCATTTCAGGATTCTCATTTGCTGAATTCATTTTCTTAGCTGATGGGAGTTTTCAGCTTTCAATCTACCCCGCTGGGGTTTATAGAGTGTACATTAGTCAATTATATTTATGGAAGATATGAAATGTAGTTTATTATGGATGTAAATTCAGTTGTGAGTGTTTACGGGAATCATTTGAAGACTAATTTTATTCAAAGATTTCATTGGCAAGTACATTCACGAAGATCATTTCAATTAGtgcatctttctcttgaagaacataTATTCAATTGTATATATGTTTCTAGAGGATACTCTGGTTACTTTTGCGTCCCTATCACGTTCAATAAAGTTCTGGACAATTAACCATAAAGTGTTATAAAAAATTTAtttgatgatctctttCTAGTTGTAAATGTATGGAAATCTTTTTGTGGTGAATGCAGATCCCAGATGTTTGAAGGTGTTCATGGAGTATGGCTGCATCTTTTGATATTTGATTGTATCGATTCTACGTAGCCAGGATCTGAACATTTTGGTCAATTTTGCTGCTGATTTGTCATTTATGTTTATCTGTTAATTGGATTGTCTCCTTCATTTCTGAAACCAAAgggtttcttttctttacttttgatgaagtaAGCTCCCTCAAGAACCTCTATAATTCAATGACACGCCCTTTATCTACAAAAACTCCGACTGTTCCCTGATAAAAAACGCAACTTTCCCCTTTTGAACTGCAGAAGCCAGAAATTTGTATGGTCCCTGCGTTAAGCAAGAAAGTCTGTCATCCGATTGGCCCAATACGATTCCAAATTCTTCTCAGCTCAACTTCAGCAGGAAAAGTAATTGGGATATCAGTTTCAAGAGACTGAAATTTCCAAATCTAGTAAGTCAGACGAACAGGTGTAGCAAAATTGTCCAGCCTTTTTAAATCAGCGGGTTCAGGTTGCTTTACTTATCATGATACGGAACATAGGAGCCGAAATTGAGTATACGAAGCGCAGAAACGCCATTGAGTTTCGCCCATTCTTCATTCTTGGGATTTATTTCAAGAGCCATCCGAGTTAGCATTTGAAACCGTTGATGTCTTTAgtttttggtttttgaaTTGCCTTTTTCATCCTCCCATGCTTTCAATTCTAAAAATCAACTCAAATCAAAAGCCAATTTAAAAAGTCATTATGAAAAGAATCAACAGGCTGTCCAAAAATAAAAGCCTTACAGCTTCAGAGGACGTTGGAGGTGATGACATAAATTCGCAAAAAGAATGATCAAGAGTTTCATCATCTAACTGTGGAATTATAGTGATGGACAAATGTGGAAAGTGGAAGGTCACAGAATGGAAGAgatgtttttgaagactgaTAGGATGAAGCAATTTATAGAAAGAATATGGAAGAAAATGGGGAAAACACGATATCCCTcaagttgaaaaattccAATGACTACTCCTCAATAATCGTATTCCATAAGTTTACTTCTTCTGAACAAAGTCCTCATTAAAAAGCATGTGCTTATTGTAGCACAGGAACGGCTGAAAATCTGTTTATGGATCTGGGTTTTGGAGGAAACGCTCTGGAGGCGAGTTTCTATGAATCTGGTGACGTGAAGTATGGAAAATCTATGTTTGACCAATGAATTACTATCAATATTGCTCAGCCTTATAAAACAGCAGCCAAATCTATCAGCTTATGGAACGCAGTTTCTGGAAATATAAAAAGTTCTGGATTTATGTGGTTTTGGAATTTCAAATGTTGATATCTATGCTTTTTGGGCTGATTCTGGTTGTTGGTTATTACTCGCTTACTTCATAGTTGAGTAGGTATGATTCTTGACTGaattcctttttttttcttctccaataGCTTCAATCGACGTTtctgaaaaaaaattttgacCTTTTTCATACGTTTTCATTCAACTTTCCACAGTTCTGCTCTTGtttaatggctgcgaaaagcttAACTATGGGAATTAATTACCCCACCACAATTCCACCATTTCACACTCAAATGAAGACTTTTTTACATATATCGGTTGGTGAAGCCTCAAGAACCACAATGATGCAATCAAACGTAccaattttcaaaattttggTGGAATTGACACAGGGCAGAAGCTCTTGGGGTAGGCTGGTGTACGGgttttcttccttcctACACGATTTTCCTTGACACCCTCCGATTCCCATTTAAATCTCTCgaaatcaaaatttttctccCTTTCCctcttgaatttttgaTCTCCATCTTTTCATCCCAAAAActcctcaatttcttttcctcaaaTGCACTTGTACGttgactttttcgcagccaattcCTGCTGCTACTTCGCTCCTACACACCTTCCTAAAAACTTATTTTACGAAAATGGCCTTCAAAACACCTCCTTCCCACGTGAAATCAGCCTAGGCAATTTCCGAGGGCAATGTCGTGTTTGGCTTGCAAAACAATTACGTAGTAGAAGGTTGTGTGTCCTGCACACAGTCACGGCGCCTGCCTTCGCTGTCTATTTTCACGTGCACGGCTCATAACCGCTTGAACCTTCGTAGTAAACAAGGCTCGCTTAGAatattttctttcttgctcattgggaaaattttttttacaTTTGGCCAAATAAAGGAAGTTTTTTTGTTTATTGTATGTGTACTGCATACGGCGCGGGCCCGGCTCAAGCGGTACGGAAGCTCACGTGACATTCTGGTCCTGCACCCAAGCCACGGCCTTGAACCCAGCCCTGACGTCACAATCCCAACTGCAAACCGTTTCCTTAAAAATGTCCTACAGGGTGCATTTTCTGGGTTCAGTAGTACAAGTTTGGCCAAAAAGTTGGTGGATTTGGGTGTTTTTCCGAGCCAAGAAACACACAATCCGTTGACTTTTTCGGATAACCTCGAGCTACCCTGCACTACGGT
This DNA window, taken from Candidozyma auris chromosome 7, complete sequence, encodes the following:
- the RHR2 gene encoding glycerol-1-phosphatase, whose protein sequence is MTIQNKPAIFYVNAALFDCDGTLVNSTGAISEFWRDFGKTRPHVNPEEIIRTSHGCRTFDVIAKWSPEDAEKKQVTEWEASIPDTFGHFAKAIPGAVELVKSFDSFTPQTANNQQRWAIVTSGTLPLATKWLKLLTIDRPDCFITAEKVTKGKPHPMGYRSARNTLGYEHDEAKVVVFEDAPAGITAGKGAGAVIVGICSTYDPEKVRKAGADIVVDDLSSFKIVGYNKEKDEFKVMVEDYHYANEEFLQYA